The nucleotide window TCATCTGTATGAACGCCAGGTCGTCGCGGCGCTGGTCGGGAGGTATTCCGTTGGCCAGGCGTGGATCGTTCAACTGACCCAAAAGGCGCTCGTCGATCCGATCGAGTTCCTTCAGGATCTCGTCTTGTTCGCCCTTACGTTCATCGGGGGCATTATCTGAGTTCTGCGCCATCGAATTCCGCGAATGCCCGTACGCCCATCTCCATTCCCCCTCGCGCCGCATTCAGGAGCATGCGATTTGCACGGGCGGTCTGAGGAGAAAACGTCCGCCGTCGAACTATACTGTCCATGCTTGAATCGTCACCGCCGAAATCGAACTCCGCGATGCTGGGAACTGGAGGCTCGGCAACCAAGGCCGCGACTCGAGAACGCCGATCATGATCGGGGAGTGTCGTCTTCTGAATCGTATGCAGGACTATTGCCTGGCCGATACGCCGTGTTCGTAGCTGATACGCCAGCAACAAGGCGTTTCTGCACAACGTAACCGTTACGCGTGGACTTCCCTCCGCATATGCATGGATGAGCCGCACGCCCGCGGCATCAAACACCGGCGGCTGTATTCCCTGAATCGTGGCCTGACGCAACCGGAAATCAATCAGGTTTTGCGTTTCCTGCATGCTCAGAGAATCCAGGGTATACGTCATGCTGATGCGCTGTTCGAAGTTCGGCGCGGCTTGTAGCACGGCCGTCCATTCGAGCTGCGAAAAGAAGACCAGATTCAGCAGTTTGTGCTGAGGCGTCTCAAGGTTCTGGGCCAAACGCAACAATTCCAACTGGCCGCGCTTATTCAGGTTTTGCGCGTCGTCGATGATGAGCGTGTGGATCCGTCCGCGATTGGTTGCCAGATACTGGTAGAGCGCGTCCATGTAGGTTGCAAACGACCGGTCTTCCGGCCGCAACCCAAACTGATGGACTATCGCCTCCAACAATGAAAAACTGGTCCACGATGGAATCGGCGAGGCGATGACCGCGGTATTGTATTTCTCGGGGTTGGCTCGCATTCCCGCAATGAGCTTGCGCAGAAGGGTCGTCTTGCCCGTTCCATAATTGCCCAGCACGACCGAAATTCCGTGCCGCTCGTCCACGGCATGCCACAGGCGAAACAGGCATTCCTTGTGCGCGCTGGTCGCGTAGAAGTAGGCAGGATCAGCCGTGGCCGCAAAGGGTTGTTCGCTAAGCCCGAAAAAGCTTAAGAGGGATTCGGCGTTTTCTTCCATAGACCCCGTCCCGCGCGAGACCCCGGCAGGCAAGCAGCA belongs to Candidatus Hydrogenedentota bacterium and includes:
- a CDS encoding AAA family ATPase, with product MEENAESLLSFFGLSEQPFAATADPAYFYATSAHKECLFRLWHAVDERHGISVVLGNYGTGKTTLLRKLIAGMRANPEKYNTAVIASPIPSWTSFSLLEAIVHQFGLRPEDRSFATYMDALYQYLATNRGRIHTLIIDDAQNLNKRGQLELLRLAQNLETPQHKLLNLVFFSQLEWTAVLQAAPNFEQRISMTYTLDSLSMQETQNLIDFRLRQATIQGIQPPVFDAAGVRLIHAYAEGSPRVTVTLCRNALLLAYQLRTRRIGQAIVLHTIQKTTLPDHDRRSRVAALVAEPPVPSIAEFDFGGDDSSMDSIVRRRTFSPQTARANRMLLNAARGGMEMGVRAFAEFDGAELR